From Acidimicrobiia bacterium:
CGACGAGCCGCGCGGTCGGCAGCCTCGTGCGCCGGGCCAGCTCGGCGGCCGCCTCACGGACCGCGGCCTCGAGGACGGCCGGACGGTCGGGCGCGCGCCGTCCTGCGCTGCGGTACGGGAAGTCGAAGCGCAACGACGGGATGCGCGCGTCCGCCAGCGCGTCCGCGACCGCGACGAGCGCCGCCGCGTGCATGTCCGCACCGGCGCCGTGCGCGAGCAGGACGGCACGGTCGGCGCCCCGCACGCGACCCTGCAACTCGAACTGCAACTGCGTCACCGCGTCACCGCCGCAGCACCCAGTTGGTCAGGAAGCGCTCGGTGCGCGTCAGCTCGTCCTCGACCGTCTCCGGGCGCGCCCATCCGTGCCCTTCGCCCTCGTACACGTGGTACTCGACGGTCGCGCCGCCGGCGCGCATCGCGTCGACCATGAGATCGGCCTGCGCCTTCGGGACGACGCGATCGGCGTCGCCCTGCAGGACGAGCACGGGTACCGACGTCTCGCGCGCGTACGTCACCGGCGAACGCTCGCGATAGCGCGACGCGTGTTCCGGGAGCTCGCCGACGATGCGGTCGAGATAGCGCGACTCGAAGCGGTGCGTCGTCGACGCGAGGTCGAACAGATCAGTCACGCCGTACAGGCTCACCCCCGCACGCACGAGCTCGGGATGGCGCGTGCACAGCTGGAGCACCGTGAACCCGCCCGCGCTGCCGCCGATCACCGCGACACGCTCGGGATCGCACCAGCCGGCGTGCTTCGCGTGACGGATGCCGGCCGCGACGTCAGCGAGGTCGCTCTCGCCCCACTCGCCGGTCAACGCCTGCGCGTACGCACGCCCGTATCCGGTCGAGCCGCGCGCGTTGGGCATCAGCACCGCCCAGCCGCGCGACAGGTAGAAGAACGCACGCGGCGCCCAGCCCGCGACCGATTGACCGTGTGGTCCGCCGTGCACCATGACGAGGAGGGGCGGCCGTACGTCGGGCGCGCCCGACGAACGGGCGCCGCCCCACGGGCGCCACAGCAGGCCGTGCACGTCGACACCGGCATCATCGTGGCGCCACGTGACCGGTTGCGGCTCGGGCATCGCGTCGAGCGGGAACCCGCCCACCGCGCCCCGCGCCAGCGGGACGCGCGCCCCGGCGCCGTCGGGATCGACGACCGTGACCTCCGGCGGCGTCCGTGCGCCCGATCGCACGCACACGAGCCCCGCGCCCGACCAGTCGAGCGAGTGGTGCCAACCCTTCGCGACGTCGCGCGCCGCCGCGCGCCCACTCACGTCCGCGACGACGAGCCGGCCGAAGCCTCGCTCGTTGCGGCACGACGCGATCGCACGTGAGTCGGGCGACCACGCGTACGAGTGTTGCCCCGGGCCCCACGTCGGCTCCGCGTGCTCCGCCTGCTCGTCGAGCACGGGACGCGCGTCCGATCCGTCGGCGCGCGCCAGCCACACGTTCGTCCACCCGGTCGCGTCCGACGTGTACGCGAGGTGCGTGCCGTCGGGTGAGAAGCGTGGCTGCCCGGTCGCGACGCCGTCGCCACCCGCGACGACCGACACGTCCGACGTGTCGAGGTCGCACACCGCGATGCGCGATCCGTCCCACGGCATGTTCGGCAGGTCCCACTCGTGCCACGCGAGACGGCAGCCGTCGGGCGACCACGACGGGTCGAAGCAGTAGTCCGCGCCCGTCGACACCCGACGGGCCCACTGCGACGCGTCGCCGGGCACCACCGCGACGTCGCAGGAGTCCTCACGCTCGGCGACGAACGCGATCTGCGTGCCGTCGGCCGACGCGCTCGGCGCCGCGACGCGAGCGCCCTCGTGCAGCACGACCGGTGAACCGCCCGACGACGGGATGCGCAGCAGCCGCCCGTCGTGCGCGGCGTAGACGAGGTGACCGCTCCCCGCCCAGCAGAACACGCCCCCGCCGTACGCGCCAACCGGCGCGGCGGGCACGTCCGCGGTGACGACGACCGGCGGCCACGACCGGTCGAACGGCGCGACGACGAGGTCCGTCCGGGCCGCGAACGACTCGACCCACGCGAGCAGCCGGCCGTCGGGCGACCACCGGGGCTCCGTCACGACCCGGGAGCGGGCGACCATCGCGGCCGACACGGCGTCGATCACGGCCGCGCAGGCTAGGTGCGGCCGCTCCCGCCGCGCCGGGCGAGAGCCGGTCACGCAGCGTCCTGACCGGTTGGCAACATTTGCCCGAGGACCCGGATCCTCGGCAGGCTTGTCGGTCATGTCCCCGGAGCGTCCCCTTCGCGTCGCGTGGCTCGTCTACCGGGGAAACCCCCACTGCGGTGGCCAGGGCGTCTACACGCGCTATCTCGCGCGTGAGCTGACCGAGCTCGGCCATCACGTCGAGGTCTTCTCGGGCCCGCCCTACCCCGACCTCGACGACCCGTCGCAGCTCGTCCCGGTTCCCAGCCTCGACCTGTACCGGGCCGACAACCCGTTCCGGGTGCCGTGGCCGCACGAGCTGCGCACGACCGTCGACCTGCGCGAGGTCGCGATCATGTGCGGCGCGGGCTTCCCCGAGCCGTACACCTTCAGCCTGCGCGTCCGCCGCATGCTGCGCGAGCGCCGGCACGACTTCGACCTCGTCCACGACAACCAGTGCCTGGGGTCGGGGCTCCTGGGCGCCATGCGCGACGGCTGGCCGCTCGCGGCCACGCTCCACCACCCGATCACGGTCGACCGCGATCTCGACCTCGCACACACCACGAACCCGTGGCGCCGGCTCACGATGCGGCGTTGGTACGGCTTCCTCGAGATGCAGATGCGCGTCGCGCGGCAGATCCCGCGCCTCGTCACCGTGTCGGCGTCCTCGAAGCGCGACATCGTCCAGCAGATGGGCGTCCCCGAGGACCGGTTGCACATCGTGCCGGTCGGTGTGGACCCGGCGATCTTCCGTCCGATGCCGGGTGTCGCGCGCGTGAAGGGCCGCATCATGACGACCGCGAGCGCGGACGTGCCGATGAAGGGCCTGACGCCGTTGCTCGAGGCGCTCGCGAAGGTCCGCGTCGAGCGGGACGACGCCCATCTCGTCGTCATCGGGCGCCCGAAGGAGCGCAGCCGCATCCCCGCGCTCATCGAGCAGCTCGGTGTCGAACGCGCGGTCACGTTCGTGTCGAAGGTCCCGCAGGAGCGGATCGTCGAGCTGTACGCCGAGGCCGAGCTCGCCGTCGTGCCGTCGCTCTACGAAGGCTTCTCGCTGCCCGCGATCGAGGCCATGGCGTGCGGGGTGCCGCTCGTGGCAACGACCGGCGGCGCGCTGCCCGAGGTCGTCGGCACCGACGGCGAGACCGCGCTGACCGTTCCCCCCGGCGACCCGTCCGCCCTCGCGTCACGCATCCTCGTGCTGCTCGGCGACGCGGATCTCCGTGCACGCATCGGCGACGCCGGCCGCCGGCGTGTCCTCGACCGGTTCACGTGGCGCGCCACCGCGCAGGGGACCGTCGACAACTGGCGCGCGCTGCTCGAGGAACGCGCCCGCGCCGGTCTCCTGCCGCCCGCGGACGCGGGGGCGCGCTGATGCTGACCGTCGACTTCGACCGCCTCGACCTCCGCCCCGGCATGCGCGTGCTCGACATGGGCTGCGGCGGCGGCCGGCACGCGTTCGCCGCGTGGCGCGCCGGCGCGATCGTCGTCGCGCTCGACGCGAGCGCGCCCGAGCTGCGTGACGTGCGCGCCGTCGTCGGCGGGATGCTCGACGCCGGGGAGCTGCCCGGTGGCGCGCCGGGCGGCGCGGTCCAGGGCGACGCGCTCGCGCTGCCGTTCCCGGACGGCTCGTTCGACCGGGTCATCGCGTCCGAGGTGCTCGAGCACATCTGGGAGGACGAACCCGCGATGCGCGAGCTCGTCCGCGTCCTGCGTCCCGGCGGGACGATCGCGGTGACCGTCCCGGCCCGCGGACCCGAGCGCATCTGCTGGGCGCTCGACCGTGACTACCACGACACGCCGGGCGGCCACATCCGGATCTACCGGCAGCCCGACCTCGTCGCCAAGCTCGAGCGCGCCGGCGTCGCCGTCAACGGCTCCCATCGCGCGCACGCGCTGCACTCGCCGTACTGGTGGATCCGGTGCGCGGGCGGCGTGGACCGTCCCGACCGGTTCCTGGCCCGCCGCTACCACCGCTTCCTCGTGTGGGAGCTGACCCACCGGCCGCGCTGGACGCAGGCGCTCGACCGCACCCTGAACCCGGTGCTCGGCAAGAGCGTCGTCGTGTACGGCAAGAAGGGCGCTCCCGCGCCGGCGGAGCGCGACGACCACACGCACTCGGCCAGTCGCGTTCCTGCCGGGGCGGCGTCGTGACCCTCCCCGCGGTCGACGGCGTGATCACGCCGGCCGAGATCGCGGAGACGGTCGACGCGATCGCGTCGGTGCAGCTCGCGGACGGCAACATCCCGTGGTTCGCGGGCGGCCACACCGACCCGTGGAACCTCGTCGAGGCTGCGATGGCACTCGACGTCGGCGGGCGTCACGTGCAGGCCGAGGCCGCGTACGAGTGGCTCCGCGGCATGCAACGCGCCGACGGCGCGTGGCACGCGTACTACCAGGGCAACGGCGTGAAGGACGTCGCCCTCGACACGAACGTCACGTGCTACGTCGCGAACGGCGTGCTGCACCACTACCTGTCGACCGGCGACGACCTCTTCCTCGCGCGCTTCTGGCCCGTGGTCGAGCGCGCCATCGACTTCGCGCTGTCGCACCAGCGCGAGACGGGCGAGATCGCGTGGCGCGGTGACGATCCCGGCGACGGTGCGCTGCTCACCGGGTCGTCCAGCATCCACGCGAGCCTCCGTTGCGCGGTCGTGCTCGCGGAGCACCTCGGTCGCGAGCGTCCCGACTGGGAGCTGTCGCTCGGATCGCTCGCGCACGCGGTCGAGCACCGCGAGGACGCGTTCCTGGACAAGTCGCGTTGGGCGATGGACTGGTACTACCCGGTTCTCGGCGGCGTGCTGCGCGGCGACGCGGCGCAGGAGCGCATCGCGCAGGGCTGGGACACGTTCGTCGTCGACGGTCGTGGCGTCCGCTGCGTGTCCGACCGGCCGTGGATCACCGCCGCGGAGACGTGCGAGCTCGTTCTCGCACTCGACGCGATCGGCGAGCGTGAACGCGCGCTCGAGCTGTTCGCCGCGGTGCAGTTCCTCCGCGCCGACGGCGGCGGCTACTGGACGGGCGCGAACTTCGACGGCGGCCGCTTCCACGTCGACGGCCAGCTGTACCCCGTCGAGCAGCCGACGTGGAACTCGGGCGTCGTCGTGCTCGCCGCGCACGCGCTCGGCGGATCGGGGTTGACCGCAGGCTTCTTCCGCGGCGAAGGCCTGCCGGCCGGCCTCGACCGGGAAGCGCTCCTCGCCGAGCTCGAGGTCGTCTCCCGCCGCCGGCGCGGCATGGTCGAGTGACACGTCAGCGGTCCCGCTCGTAGCTCAGCATCACCACGCCCGTCGGAGTGGGCGTCGCGTCGAGCAGTCGCAACGGCTGCGGCGAGGAGAACGCGCCGAACAACCGCTGACCCGTGCCGAGCAGCAACGGGTGCAGGAAGAGGCGGTACGTGTCGACGAGATCCTGCGCGACGAGCTGCTCGACGAGCACGCCGCTGCCGAGCACGACGACCGAGTCGTACATCGCCTTCAGGCGCGCGACGGCGTCCGCGAGGTCGCCCTCCAGGACGTGCGCGTTGTTCCAGCTCAGCTCGGTCAATGTCCGCGTCGCGACGTACTTCGGCGCGCGGTTGAGGTGCGCGGCCATCCGGTTCTCGTCGGGCTGGTCGGGCCAGAACCGGATCATGCCCTCGTAGGTCCGCCGGCCGAAGAGGTACGCGGAGCGCTCGACGAAGCCGGCGACGGCCGACTCGGACTCGACGGGATGACGGTACGGCGCGCCCCAGCCGCCGCGCTCGAACCCACGGTCGCGGTCGTCGCCGGGCGAGGCGAACCCCTGCACGACGCCGTCGAGGGTCACGAACTCCACGACCCCGAGCTGTCCCATCGACACTCCCTCGCCGTCAGGAGGCCGGCTCGAGCCGGAACACGGGGTGGTCGTGCGGATCGGGCAGCTGCGCGAACTGCGAACGGACCTGCCGGCCCCAACGTTGCAGGTAGGCGTCGATGATCGGCGGCTTCGCGCCGTCGTCGACCTCCGTCGCACGGACCCGCTCCCGCTTGCCCCGCCGCGACAGCTCGCCGTCGCCCGCGGCGCGCAGGTTGCGCACCCACTGCGTGTCCCCGCGTGGTGCGACGAGGTACCGCGAGCCCTCGTACGTCAACACGTTCACCGGTACGGAGTGCGGCGCACCTGTGGTCCGGCCGCGCACCGTCAACGTGGTCGCGAGACCGAGCGCACGGACGATCGGGTTGGCGACCGTCTTCGTGAACCAGTCGGGTGCGAGGTACTGCGCCATCGTCGTCACTCCCGTCGCAGGACGCGCAGGCTGCCCGTCGTCGTGACGGGTTCGAAGCCGTCGGCCACCGCGCGCTGCCACACGTGGAACGGCGCCTGTCCGCCGTCCGCCGGGTCCTCGAACACGTCGTGGATCGCGAGGAGTCCACCACGCGCGACGTGTCGCGCCCAGCTCGCGTAGTCGCGCATCGCGACGTCCTCGGCGTGACCACCGTCGACGAACAGCAGCCCGACCGGCGTCGACCAGTGACGCGCCACCGTCGCCGACTCCCCGACCACCGCGATCACGACGTCCTCGAGGCCGGCCCGCTCGATCGTCCGCCGGAAGAACGGCAACGTGTCCATCCTCCCGGTGGCGGGATCGACGACGTCGCGATCGTGGTGCTCCCACCCGGCCTGGTTCTCCTCCGAGCCCCGGTGGTGGTCGACGGTGAACAGCACCGTCCCACCCGCGCGCGCGGCCGCGCCGAGGTAGACGGCGGACTTGCCGCAATACGTCCCGATCTCGAGCAGCGGGCCGACGCGCGCCGCCGCGATCCCCGCCTCGTGCAGCGCGAGGCCCTCGCCGTCGGGCATGAAGCCCTTCGCGGCGCGCGCGACGTCGAGCAGTCCGTCGTCGATCGTGCGCGGCACCGTCAGATGACCGGGTGCTCGCGGTGACGGCCGAACACTTGCGCGAGCGCGTCCATGACCTCGCCGACGGTCGCGTAGGCCCGCACGGCGTCGAGCAGGCTCGGCACGACGTTCGTCGTCGGCTCGGCGGCGGCGTCGGTCACCGCCTCGAGCGCGCGTGCGACGCCGTCGGAGTCGCGCGACTGCTTCACCGCGTCGAGCCGCTTGAGCTGGAGCTCCTCGGCCTCGGGCCCGATGTGGAGGATCTCGGGCGGCGCGTCGTCGTTGCCCTCCGTGAACGCGTTGACGCCGACGACGACATGACGGCCATCGTTCAGCTTGCGTTCGAGCTCGTACGCGGCATCCGCGATCTCGTGCTGGAACCAGCCCTGCTCGATCCCGCGCAGGACGCCTTCGAGGATCGAGCCGTCACCGAGGTCGTCGAGGTGGGCGAACACCTCCTCGGCACGGCGCTCGACGTCGTCGGTGAGCTCCTCGACGAACCACGATCCGCCCAAGGGGTCCGCGACGTTGGCGACGCGCGTCTCGTGGGCGATCACCTGCTGGGTGCGCAACGCGAGGCGCGCGGCCTTCTCGGTCGGCAGCGCCAGCACCTCGTCCATCGAGTTCGTGTGCAGGCTCTGCGTCCCACCGAGCACCCCGGCCAGGGCCTCGATGGCCGTCCGCACGAGGTTGACCTCCGGCTGCTGCGCGGTCAGCGACACCCCCGCGGTCTGCGTGTGGAACCGGAGCTGCATCGACCGCTCCGCACGCGCGCCGTACCGGTCGCGCAACCACCGCGCCCAGATGCGACGCGCGGCGCGGTACTTCGCGATCTCCTCGAAGAAGTCGACGTGCGCGTTGAAGAAGAAGCTCAACCGGGGCACGAACTCGTCGACGTCGAGCCCCCGCGCGAGCCCCGACTCCACGTACGCGAACCCGTTCGCGAGCGTGAACGCGAGCTCCTGCACCGCGGTCGAGCCGGCCTCGCGGATGTGGTACCCCGACACCGATACTGCGTGCCACCGCGGCATCTCCGCCGCGCAGAACGCGATCGTGTCCGCGACGAGCCGCATCGACGGACGGGGCGGGAACACGTACTCCTTCTGGGCCTGGTACTCCTTCAGGATGTCGTTCTGCAGCGTCCCGCCGAGGTCGGCGCGCGGCGTGCCCGCCGCCTCGGCGGTCGCGACGTACATCGCCAGCAGCACCGCGGCCGGGGAGTTGATCGTCATCGACGTCGTCACCGCGCCGAGGTCGATCCCTCGGAACAGGTCCTCGACGTCCGCCAGCGTGTCGACCGCCACGCCGCACTTGCCGACCTCGCCGAGCGAGAGCACGTCGTCCGAGTCGCGGCCCATCAGCGTCGGCAGGTCGAAGGCCGTCGAGAGCCCGTCACCGCCCGCCTCGAGCAGCTCGCGGAACCGGCGGTTCGTGTCCGGGGCGGTCCCGAACCCCGCGAACATCCGCATCGTCCACAGCTTCGAGCGATACATCGAGGCGTACGGCCCGCGCGTGTACGGCCACTGCCCCGGGAACAGGCCGTCCTCCGGCCCGTAGACGGGTTCGACCGGGATGCCCGAGTGCGTGGTGAAGTCGGCGTCGCGGCGCGTCGAC
This genomic window contains:
- a CDS encoding class I SAM-dependent methyltransferase; translated protein: MLTVDFDRLDLRPGMRVLDMGCGGGRHAFAAWRAGAIVVALDASAPELRDVRAVVGGMLDAGELPGGAPGGAVQGDALALPFPDGSFDRVIASEVLEHIWEDEPAMRELVRVLRPGGTIAVTVPARGPERICWALDRDYHDTPGGHIRIYRQPDLVAKLERAGVAVNGSHRAHALHSPYWWIRCAGGVDRPDRFLARRYHRFLVWELTHRPRWTQALDRTLNPVLGKSVVVYGKKGAPAPAERDDHTHSASRVPAGAAS
- a CDS encoding prenyltransferase, which encodes MTLPAVDGVITPAEIAETVDAIASVQLADGNIPWFAGGHTDPWNLVEAAMALDVGGRHVQAEAAYEWLRGMQRADGAWHAYYQGNGVKDVALDTNVTCYVANGVLHHYLSTGDDLFLARFWPVVERAIDFALSHQRETGEIAWRGDDPGDGALLTGSSSIHASLRCAVVLAEHLGRERPDWELSLGSLAHAVEHREDAFLDKSRWAMDWYYPVLGGVLRGDAAQERIAQGWDTFVVDGRGVRCVSDRPWITAAETCELVLALDAIGERERALELFAAVQFLRADGGGYWTGANFDGGRFHVDGQLYPVEQPTWNSGVVVLAAHALGGSGLTAGFFRGEGLPAGLDREALLAELEVVSRRRRGMVE
- a CDS encoding methylmalonyl-CoA mutase family protein is translated as METNRGREAWDHAFAASTRRDADFTTHSGIPVEPVYGPEDGLFPGQWPYTRGPYASMYRSKLWTMRMFAGFGTAPDTNRRFRELLEAGGDGLSTAFDLPTLMGRDSDDVLSLGEVGKCGVAVDTLADVEDLFRGIDLGAVTTSMTINSPAAVLLAMYVATAEAAGTPRADLGGTLQNDILKEYQAQKEYVFPPRPSMRLVADTIAFCAAEMPRWHAVSVSGYHIREAGSTAVQELAFTLANGFAYVESGLARGLDVDEFVPRLSFFFNAHVDFFEEIAKYRAARRIWARWLRDRYGARAERSMQLRFHTQTAGVSLTAQQPEVNLVRTAIEALAGVLGGTQSLHTNSMDEVLALPTEKAARLALRTQQVIAHETRVANVADPLGGSWFVEELTDDVERRAEEVFAHLDDLGDGSILEGVLRGIEQGWFQHEIADAAYELERKLNDGRHVVVGVNAFTEGNDDAPPEILHIGPEAEELQLKRLDAVKQSRDSDGVARALEAVTDAAAEPTTNVVPSLLDAVRAYATVGEVMDALAQVFGRHREHPVI
- a CDS encoding dihydrofolate reductase family protein; this encodes MGQLGVVEFVTLDGVVQGFASPGDDRDRGFERGGWGAPYRHPVESESAVAGFVERSAYLFGRRTYEGMIRFWPDQPDENRMAAHLNRAPKYVATRTLTELSWNNAHVLEGDLADAVARLKAMYDSVVVLGSGVLVEQLVAQDLVDTYRLFLHPLLLGTGQRLFGAFSSPQPLRLLDATPTPTGVVMLSYERDR
- a CDS encoding S9 family peptidase — protein: MIDAVSAAMVARSRVVTEPRWSPDGRLLAWVESFAARTDLVVAPFDRSWPPVVVTADVPAAPVGAYGGGVFCWAGSGHLVYAAHDGRLLRIPSSGGSPVVLHEGARVAAPSASADGTQIAFVAEREDSCDVAVVPGDASQWARRVSTGADYCFDPSWSPDGCRLAWHEWDLPNMPWDGSRIAVCDLDTSDVSVVAGGDGVATGQPRFSPDGTHLAYTSDATGWTNVWLARADGSDARPVLDEQAEHAEPTWGPGQHSYAWSPDSRAIASCRNERGFGRLVVADVSGRAAARDVAKGWHHSLDWSGAGLVCVRSGARTPPEVTVVDPDGAGARVPLARGAVGGFPLDAMPEPQPVTWRHDDAGVDVHGLLWRPWGGARSSGAPDVRPPLLVMVHGGPHGQSVAGWAPRAFFYLSRGWAVLMPNARGSTGYGRAYAQALTGEWGESDLADVAAGIRHAKHAGWCDPERVAVIGGSAGGFTVLQLCTRHPELVRAGVSLYGVTDLFDLASTTHRFESRYLDRIVGELPEHASRYRERSPVTYARETSVPVLVLQGDADRVVPKAQADLMVDAMRAGGATVEYHVYEGEGHGWARPETVEDELTRTERFLTNWVLRR
- a CDS encoding class I SAM-dependent methyltransferase; the encoded protein is MPDGEGLALHEAGIAAARVGPLLEIGTYCGKSAVYLGAAARAGGTVLFTVDHHRGSEENQAGWEHHDRDVVDPATGRMDTLPFFRRTIERAGLEDVVIAVVGESATVARHWSTPVGLLFVDGGHAEDVAMRDYASWARHVARGGLLAIHDVFEDPADGGQAPFHVWQRAVADGFEPVTTTGSLRVLRRE
- a CDS encoding nitroreductase family deazaflavin-dependent oxidoreductase — encoded protein: MAQYLAPDWFTKTVANPIVRALGLATTLTVRGRTTGAPHSVPVNVLTYEGSRYLVAPRGDTQWVRNLRAAGDGELSRRGKRERVRATEVDDGAKPPIIDAYLQRWGRQVRSQFAQLPDPHDHPVFRLEPAS
- a CDS encoding glycosyltransferase family 4 protein gives rise to the protein MSPERPLRVAWLVYRGNPHCGGQGVYTRYLARELTELGHHVEVFSGPPYPDLDDPSQLVPVPSLDLYRADNPFRVPWPHELRTTVDLREVAIMCGAGFPEPYTFSLRVRRMLRERRHDFDLVHDNQCLGSGLLGAMRDGWPLAATLHHPITVDRDLDLAHTTNPWRRLTMRRWYGFLEMQMRVARQIPRLVTVSASSKRDIVQQMGVPEDRLHIVPVGVDPAIFRPMPGVARVKGRIMTTASADVPMKGLTPLLEALAKVRVERDDAHLVVIGRPKERSRIPALIEQLGVERAVTFVSKVPQERIVELYAEAELAVVPSLYEGFSLPAIEAMACGVPLVATTGGALPEVVGTDGETALTVPPGDPSALASRILVLLGDADLRARIGDAGRRRVLDRFTWRATAQGTVDNWRALLEERARAGLLPPADAGAR